One genomic region from Bacilli bacterium encodes:
- a CDS encoding glycosyltransferase, with the protein MKIAFINSFYHSGSTGDIVFELAQYCRQQGHEVKVFYGRGQKVDKQEAIKIEGITSLLWHKTMAFLFDKEGAYSRLATKRLVNELKVFHPDVVNIHNLHGHYLSYSLLFAYFQEEKIKVIWTLHDSWAFTGHCPFPDTYQCAKYKTACYQCPGRRDYPASFIDRSKQNYLLKKQIFTRALRLHFICPSNYMQGQLKSSFLSAYPSSVIHNGISSQVPLLHKKEVSFEKPITTILAIANVWDFRKNIKDINHLASLLNADQEIILVGKIKGNINIDRRVKTIGFIADKEEIKHLYRSSSVVFNPSIGDNFPSINLEALANGTPIIAYDVGGNKEIINEHNGLLLQSSDPLRFEKMLTFISNQLFLMRDHISLDTKFSVDNFCKNYLAYFNQVMEEKR; encoded by the coding sequence ATGAAAATAGCTTTCATCAATTCTTTTTATCATAGCGGAAGCACCGGCGATATTGTTTTTGAATTGGCGCAGTATTGTCGTCAGCAAGGACATGAAGTCAAGGTTTTCTATGGACGCGGCCAAAAGGTTGATAAGCAAGAGGCCATTAAAATTGAAGGAATTACTTCACTGTTATGGCATAAGACTATGGCTTTTCTGTTTGACAAAGAAGGGGCTTATTCGCGTTTAGCCACAAAGCGCTTAGTTAACGAGTTAAAGGTTTTCCATCCCGACGTGGTTAATATTCATAATCTTCACGGTCATTATTTATCATATTCATTACTATTTGCTTACTTTCAAGAAGAAAAGATTAAAGTTATTTGGACGCTTCATGATAGTTGGGCTTTTACTGGTCATTGCCCTTTTCCTGATACTTATCAATGTGCGAAGTATAAAACCGCCTGTTATCAATGCCCGGGACGCAGGGATTACCCGGCATCTTTCATCGACCGTTCAAAGCAGAATTATCTTTTAAAAAAACAAATATTTACGCGTGCGCTGCGACTTCATTTCATCTGCCCTTCAAATTATATGCAAGGACAACTAAAGTCATCATTTTTAAGCGCATATCCGAGTTCGGTCATCCATAACGGCATAAGTAGTCAGGTCCCGTTGCTTCATAAAAAGGAAGTTTCTTTCGAGAAGCCCATTACAACCATCCTCGCTATTGCCAATGTCTGGGATTTTCGCAAGAACATAAAGGACATCAATCATCTGGCGAGCCTTTTAAATGCGGACCAAGAAATTATTTTAGTCGGAAAAATTAAGGGCAATATTAATATTGATCGGCGGGTAAAAACGATTGGCTTTATCGCCGATAAGGAAGAAATAAAGCATTTATATCGTTCATCTAGCGTAGTTTTTAACCCCAGTATCGGTGACAACTTCCCCTCGATAAATCTAGAGGCCCTCGCAAATGGAACCCCGATAATTGCTTATGATGTGGGAGGCAATAAGGAAATTATAAATGAGCATAATGGCCTTTTGCTTCAAAGTAGTGATCCACTTCGTTTTGAAAAAATGCTAACTTTTATAAGCAATCAACTTTTTTTAATGCGTGATCATATATCCCTTGATACCAAATTTAGTGTTGATAATTTTTGCAAAAACTATCTAGCCTATTTTAATCAAGTTATGGAGGAAAAAAGATGA
- a CDS encoding NAD-dependent epimerase/dehydratase family protein, which yields MSKYLLIGGGGFIGINFAAYLKGKGHQVFVFHHNDDLTKLPLLIDKSDFIFLLAGVNRPEQGNFSDNKTFAESVVKALKQTSMRIPLLFASSLQADDIHSEYGKSKKEAEDVLKSFFEMSGYPIYILRLPNIFGKWAKINHHSVVATFSDCIIREIKPPFINKQEVKTYLYIDDLIDLFMEYSENKHRDELGKTSSIEKGVPLTADELFSRLENIYKMYKLNTLIGDYSNHFDVSLLATLLSYIPFAMWEHSIQTHSDNRGSFMELVKAPIGGQFALNVVNPYQTKGNHYHMSKWERFIILKGKGRIEVKNVINNAFFSFNLDESKKQMIDIMPGFSHRLINDSSSPLMVLIYASRLYDESNLDTYIDNE from the coding sequence ATGAGCAAATATCTTCTTATTGGCGGCGGTGGATTTATCGGAATTAATTTTGCTGCCTATCTCAAAGGAAAAGGGCATCAAGTTTTTGTTTTTCACCATAACGATGATTTAACAAAGCTTCCTCTTTTAATTGATAAAAGTGATTTTATCTTTTTACTGGCAGGGGTTAATCGACCGGAGCAAGGAAATTTTAGCGACAATAAAACCTTTGCCGAATCAGTGGTTAAGGCGCTAAAACAGACATCGATGAGGATTCCACTTTTGTTTGCTTCCTCTTTACAGGCGGATGATATCCATAGTGAATATGGAAAGAGCAAGAAAGAAGCGGAAGATGTTCTAAAAAGTTTCTTTGAAATGAGTGGCTATCCAATCTATATTTTGCGCTTGCCAAATATTTTTGGAAAATGGGCAAAGATAAATCATCATTCAGTTGTCGCTACTTTTTCCGATTGCATTATCCGTGAAATAAAGCCGCCTTTTATCAATAAACAAGAAGTTAAAACTTACCTTTATATTGATGATTTAATAGATTTATTTATGGAATATAGTGAAAACAAACATCGTGATGAATTAGGAAAGACTAGCTCAATCGAAAAGGGTGTACCTTTAACCGCAGATGAACTGTTTTCCCGTCTAGAAAACATATATAAAATGTATAAACTTAACACGTTGATTGGGGATTATAGTAACCATTTTGATGTAAGCCTCTTAGCTACTTTGTTAAGTTATATTCCTTTTGCAATGTGGGAGCATTCTATCCAAACACATAGCGATAATCGGGGTAGTTTCATGGAACTAGTTAAAGCTCCGATTGGTGGACAGTTCGCTCTTAATGTCGTTAATCCGTATCAAACTAAAGGCAATCACTACCATATGAGCAAGTGGGAACGTTTTATTATTCTTAAAGGAAAAGGGAGAATAGAAGTTAAAAATGTTATAAATAATGCCTTTTTTTCTTTCAATCTAGATGAAAGCAAGAAGCAGATGATCGATATTATGCCTGGCTTTTCCCATAGATTAATTAACGATTCTTCATCGCCGCTTATGGTTCTTATTTATGCCAGCAGATTGTACGATGAGAGCAATCTAGACACTTATATAGATAATGAATGA